In the Platichthys flesus chromosome 14, fPlaFle2.1, whole genome shotgun sequence genome, ATCTAGACGGTACGGTTGCTCCCCCACACGGGTACGCTTTGAGGATGAAtcagagaaagaggcagagtcTCGGTATTTGGATAGAGTCCGACAGCGTGGCAGGACCGGGGTCCCTAAGTCCAAGAGTAAAGAAAGCAATACAGATTCTAGCAGTAGTGGTTCAGAGAAGAGCAGAAGTAACAGAAGTGTCTCCATGCCCCCCTTACAGACACGAGAAGATGTAAATATTAGCAGTGAAACCACAACAGTGATTAAGGAGATTATAGTGCTGGTGAAGAAATGTGAGGCCTGTGGATCTGTTGTCCGGGAACCTCAGCCAGTCTTATCACCATCAGACCCACAGAACACTGAGCCAGAGCAGCTTGACAACCCAGAGGAGCCTCGGGGAAAACCAGTTCCTCGCTGTGTGCCTCCAGACAAGCCAGAGGCAAGTACTCGTCCTAAAGCTCCTCTTACTGTCACTTTTGCTGGAGCATTCATCCTGGGGGAAAATAAGGAGACTAGCACGGTGTGGAAGTCGTCAGGATTCGGGAAACttaggagaaggagcaggaaaGGAGAAAGTCGTCTGGAGTCTGGCAATGGCCCTTATGGTCCATCATGGGCTCAACGGCGTAACTCAAATCCCAGGAACAGGGTCAACTCAAGCAGGGCTGTTTCATTCGCCCCTGGCAGCCCCATCACTCATGAGCCGGGTTTGCTGGGGGCATCCGGTGGACCCAGGGATTCGCAAGCCCCATCTTTACCTATAAAGTCAGCCCTGAAGTCCAGCTCGAGGAATCGCTCGGCTGCTAGTCAATCTACAGTCCAGTTCCATATAGCAAATCAGGGAGGAGAGGGCGGGGCGCAGCATTCAACCCTCCTGGACTCTCCAGACGCCAAAAGGGAGTCCCCAGTGTCTTTAACACAAGGGGCGCCCGCATCGAGCAGCTCAGTGGCCTGTATCAGACCCTCCACTCTGAGATACTCCCCAGCCCGATTCAACACAGACATGCCTGCTGCTGAACTCTGGGATGCCACTCCAGATGGAACAGGTGAGTGGTCACTGTGATGGAAaagagtttattattatataatattattttcctgCATTTAGGTTTTTTACTAAAATACCATAGTAAAAGTGAAGGTAGAACTTTGCCTTCTGCAAAAATCAGACTATCAAATAAGACAAAATACAACGTGACAGAGCAGAACACAACAGAATGATTATTTCACATCAACTGAGTACATCCTGTTTTTCTACCAACAGGTTTAGGTGGAGACACTAGTTCTGGTCCTGATTGTCGACCAGCTCTGCGAGGCCAGGCCATGTCTCGGGCCGAGGACCTGAGAGCTGAGCTGCTGAGAGCAGAACACCTGAAAGCTGAGGCCATATGGGAGGAAAACTCTGACGGGTCCAGGTAAGCCAAGATAACAACGCTCCTGTCATAGCTAAAACCATAAATCCCTCGCCCCCACCCGCGCTGTTCCCAAAATGACTTGAGCGTGCCAGTGTTAGCAGTTAGGAGATTACAACCCTGATCCACAGTCCCTAGGATGTTACTGTTGAACATGTAATGTGACTATCAGGCCAACCCTGCCCTCTTCTGGTTATTTTAAAAACTAGCAGAATGATAAGACCTTAATCACAATAATCTCTGTAGTTGGTTCTGTAATTGTGTCTAAACCATCTATTGTTGCTTTACAGAAAACTAGACGGGCGGCCAAAGCTCTTCCTGCGtcgcttcttctcctccattgGTCTGAACAGTGTTGGTAGACTTGTTAAAGGACGACGCTCAAACAGCATGGAGCAGCTCAGTGTTCCCACCATGCCCCGGCCCAGCTCTACTTCCCCAAGCCCCACACGCCGACCGCAGCCTATCATCCGCATACAGAGGACACCTTCGCTGCAGACCCTGCACACAGTGAGCAAGACTTCATTAATAATGCCTTGTTGTTAAATTTGGACCTTTTATATTAtcttgcaaattaaaaaaatgccaATCCAAATAATCATGTCATGCTTCCTTCCATTTTCTCTGCCAGCCATGCTTATTGCCATCATGGCAGCTGCAGTAGCACGCCAAACAAATGTACACAACTTTCTGCTCCAGCCATCACAGCCTCCATTAgcatcatgtgtgtttgtggtaccGGATGTTGTTTAGAGAGTTTATAGGGATGTTAGAGCCAAAAAGTTTAAGTTCCAAAAGTTGATGTGGTGCATTTTgccaatatgaaaaaaaaacacaatttgttacagttccttttttttgccaCTAGGTGCTGCCACTGGCCCAACTGCGCAAAGCTTCCTCAGTGCAGAGTTtggagaggagaacagagcgtTCAACAATACTGGGAGAGGTGCATATACCATACGGCCTGGCTCCCAGGTAGGTGTGATCGAGgaataaagaggagagaaagataaACAGGAAGTCAAAATATGTGGTGTTATACCACATTACAATGGGTTACTTCATTATGAAGACAATTGGGGAATTTCTGCTTCTACAGCCCTGATAGCTCACAGCTCGAGCTTCAAAGAGCCCTGAGTGTTGAGGACATACTTCCCTCCAGAATAGTGCGTCCAGTGGGCCGGGTCACCCATGCCTTCCCTGATGGGACCCTGCTCCTGGAGCTCGTCAGACCCCCAAATGGTCCTTTTGGGTTTGTCATCTCCAGAGGCAAAGGTCGACCAGACACAGGTAATGTTTTAAACAGTTTCCTGTGATTTGGAGTTGTTTTACTCCCAACTATGTTGCAATTGTACAATAAATGTTATGTAGACCAACCATAAAAGTAGAATTGTTGCTTCCCGTTATTTTATCAATTTACCTTGGCTTAACAACTAGCTATGAGTATAGATAAAGGTATCTCAACACAGGGTCAATTTAGCAGACATTCTAATAATTAAGCTCTTCATCATGGTAATAGCCTACACAgtaaaacacacccacacacacacgcacacaccggcACAACcacttacacacagacaagGTAATCCTTTATTAGTACCACTATGGGGACATTTCGAGTGTTACAACAGTAAAGAGGGAATAGTTGATTACACATTCAGTAAGGATAATAAATgagtttaaaaaatacaaatataaattggATAGTAACTGATTATTGTACAATTTAATATTATTCCTACAGATTGTATTTCTGCTGCACGGGTCACTAAACACTCTAAACACAAAGCCATcctctgtctcctgtgtgtgtcgACACCTGCTTTCCTCAACTTTCTAAATTCAATTTTCTTCCTATTACCGTTCTCTTGTCTTCCTCTTCAGGTGTTTATGTAGAGAAAGTGGGTGACGGTGGAGGCGAAGGCACCTACGTGGGCCTCCTCGGCATCGGCGATGAAATTCTGCAGGTGAATGGAGAGGCCCTGGCTGGACTCACTCTGGACCAGGTGACGCGGCTCATGACCAGGGAAAGCACCGCATCTCTCCGGATCATGCCAGCACGACGCAACCAGCGCTGACTGAGAAGACAGACGCTGGCACAGAGCAATTTCTCCTGGGGCCTCGGTTTATAATTCGACACTGCAAACACTGCTGATGGACTCTAGGTAGATGTAATGTGTATCTCAGTGCAATTTCACACAGGGTCAGAAGTTGATTACCTTTTAGTGCAAACCGATGTTAAACAGTATGACGCTGGACTTGCATTACCATggtaaatcattaaaataaccAAATGCAAAACCAAACAAAGCCCATTGCAGCAAGGACAAAAATGgttttacattatttacaaaATTCCAAAATAGAAACACTGATTCAGACACAGCACAACTTGTGTCTGTGCGTAGGTTTGGTTCTTATGGTCGGATGGGAATATATTTTAACTGCACTTTTCCATTCTTGTGAGTTATTTTGCTCTTTCTAACAGAATATAACATTTTACAACCATGACATTCTGTCACatgtttaaagtttttctttgtTCCTGTAAAGTTTGTTGATCATATGGTTGCCATGTGTCACGATGTCGCACAAATGATATCTTGGCCAGAACCTTAAAATAAAGAGCTATATCATACATTGgtacaaaataaatgaagtaTCTTGTAAGATAGATTATATTTCCCCTGGGGCCCTGGTCGCCTCATTTTACTTGTGCTGTCTGAAATTGATATTGATTCTcttcttaataaataaaaagttttatttttttcaaatggggAGATAattcttttgacattttgataattaatcatttacatttatgtCAGAAATGATGACATAGCCACATATTGTCACACATTGTCATGGACACATGTACATTATTGGAACTTGGAAAATGATTTCCAATTGCtcaggatgtttttttctttaattatccATTCCACCTGGAGGCCAATTAGACCTTGAATGGACACATTTCAAATCACTATATTCGCAGGAGAGATTACCAAGCAGGATGTGGAAGGTCGTGCAAGGGAGGCTGTTGTTAAGAACCGGATGTAGGATGATGGTCGTGACTGCCGTCTAAAGGTCGTGACTAATTGTAGGGATCGTTGCTTATTTAGCTTTAAAAGGTGCGTTGTATCTCTTATATCGTTTGGCTTGTCACGACTGAATTGGTGcgattggattttttttaatgcaactACAGTTTCGATCATTTAAcagctgaaaatgtatttgtctgcGACGAAGAAACGATGCGTGCACGGGGAATCCGTTGTTAGGGTGTACCTCCCGCCGTTTAGGCCGTCCTGGATGTGCCCTGATATCGTGTCACCGTTGATGTTGCAGCCGTTTATCTGATGGCGCAGAAGCCGATTTGCTTTTATCTCCTCAAGCCACGACTCCCTCCATGGACCCCGGGGGAACCGCCGAGCGAAGCCCCCCGACGCAAACAATGACAATCAAAAGCCTATTTAGTTATTAcctgatatttatttatctatttatgaAGAATGAATGACCATTCAATTAACGGGACACTATAATTATACCCCCTGTCCTTTGTAATCTATTGTATCGGTGGCACATTTCGCCTCAAGCCGCAGAAATCTCAAATGAATTAAGGGTTTAACTCTTTTTTTACCATGCTGAAATAAGTGatagataaaaaaattaaaaagatgaaATACACCGTGATGTCATCAGTAACCTCATCGGAAATGTTCTTTGCCAAGAAAAGCCCCCTTTTTGTTAG is a window encoding:
- the si:ch211-13f8.1 gene encoding platelet binding protein GspB encodes the protein MEEERAEDNVQAKSNSPLPTSLPINWALITGPVPVFPAISLSSQLPPPQSSAVHALQTKVKSTIQRRTKGRDRERERDRLDTDMLLSSPAGQTSSEVFLGQRPRGKGPISLSALSWRSGAAKNSSSSGEEEEVKVQVSFEIHSPPAEAKEEQLFQEVEATEEEQSEGNEGQVSLLAGRPSGLLAGTSLESLLSDNSSSSKDDPSQTPPPLPVLSSSSATVPASTSSSSSSSSKSYISTRHWAPPKGFWRVVRPETLLLNGVGPHNIPSTLPLKDYTQTEARTEPQWKSKPAETVDISSAGDEPDDSDASPEFKHSDSVERFLDRCEQKEADAANPAKGLCSSDSCESMSSQCGVLSPDKKLKVKQRAYARLRERQQNYREEREQSGVDSGSCLEDTTYNMETKVARAHGISDSSDSSILAQELEPYLRSLLVISDEHPLSPRHEQAKRLLEQARIKARSTHIKGDRPRRRSHSDQRSTVKKQQIDSPSPTPEQKAIQAKDVTAQTVSGPLLVPTPRDTSPGEQGCRSRRYGCSPTRVRFEDESEKEAESRYLDRVRQRGRTGVPKSKSKESNTDSSSSGSEKSRSNRSVSMPPLQTREDVNISSETTTVIKEIIVLVKKCEACGSVVREPQPVLSPSDPQNTEPEQLDNPEEPRGKPVPRCVPPDKPEASTRPKAPLTVTFAGAFILGENKETSTVWKSSGFGKLRRRSRKGESRLESGNGPYGPSWAQRRNSNPRNRVNSSRAVSFAPGSPITHEPGLLGASGGPRDSQAPSLPIKSALKSSSRNRSAASQSTVQFHIANQGGEGGAQHSTLLDSPDAKRESPVSLTQGAPASSSSVACIRPSTLRYSPARFNTDMPAAELWDATPDGTGLGGDTSSGPDCRPALRGQAMSRAEDLRAELLRAEHLKAEAIWEENSDGSRKLDGRPKLFLRRFFSSIGLNSVGRLVKGRRSNSMEQLSVPTMPRPSSTSPSPTRRPQPIIRIQRTPSLQTLHTVLPLAQLRKASSVQSLERRTERSTILGEVHIPYGLAPSPDSSQLELQRALSVEDILPSRIVRPVGRVTHAFPDGTLLLELVRPPNGPFGFVISRGKGRPDTGVYVEKVGDGGGEGTYVGLLGIGDEILQVNGEALAGLTLDQVTRLMTRESTASLRIMPARRNQR